AATCAAATCGCAATCCAGACGACGTCGCCTCGACGCTCAAACAAACTGGCTTTCCAACGCTTTGCCGTCAAGTTCGCATGATGCCAAACACGACCTGCCAATTCGCCACTCGACGTGCTTTGCTCGCGACTTCGTTCGCCCTGGCGATCGCGTTTGGCAATCGCGCGTTGCTAGCTGACGAAGGTGATGCAGACGCGTCATCAAGCAACCAGCCCGCCCCAACGCGGTACTCACCCGCTGTCGAAGCCAAGGCCGAAGCGATACTCAAAGAAGCTGGACTGCGACGCAGCGGAAAAACATTGATCGCGGATGCCGCAGCCGAACTGGCCCGCGAAATGTCAGGCTTGAGCAAGCAGCGTCGTGAACTGGTGCTTCAGCAAAAGGAGTACGCCACCGCCCAGTCTCAGATCGACCAAATGGAGGAACAACTCCGGTTGGCAGAGACCAAAGACGGTGAACTGAATCTGCAACTGGCCCGCGTGGCTGGCACCGATGTCCTGACCAACAACCGCATCGTCGCTTTGATCAACGCGAATCGAACGCGGATGAAACAATTGCGTTCTCAGCGAACCCAAGCAGAAGAAACGACGGCGGACCTGCAGGCCAAACTGAACTCAAAAGAAGCGGAGTACGCCGAAACCGTGTTCCAACTTCGCAAGTCGCTGGACAACCTCCGT
This DNA window, taken from Rhodopirellula halodulae, encodes the following:
- a CDS encoding retropepsin-like aspartic protease family protein, with the protein product MMPNTTCQFATRRALLATSFALAIAFGNRALLADEGDADASSSNQPAPTRYSPAVEAKAEAILKEAGLRRSGKTLIADAAAELAREMSGLSKQRRELVLQQKEYATAQSQIDQMEEQLRLAETKDGELNLQLARVAGTDVLTNNRIVALINANRTRMKQLRSQRTQAEETTADLQAKLNSKEAEYAETVFQLRKSLDNLREEVALSTKDEKVQIAIRVMNANHGVPMSISPDDILQTIELRLAKIEQEVFSESIPLEKERSGSMHVTVSVNNQTVRMMVDSGATLVTLPASVARELDISIPADAKRLRLVLANGDELSAQRVTLESVRVGQFEAKDVECAILEPIEAKVEPLLGMSYLGEFKFEIDAVQKTLRMLRVETSQ